A section of the Ornithinimicrobium sufpigmenti genome encodes:
- a CDS encoding type III polyketide synthase, translated as MPAIAAVRGALPRHRYPQHELTAALARVVGLDPGRTGVLERLHANAGVDTRHLALPLEDYEQATRDFGTANDAFIKVGTDLAEEAVTDALAAAGLRPQDVDLVVSTTVTGLAVPSLEARLMARLPFRPDLRRMPLVGLGCVGGAAGVARVREWLAGEPDGVAVLLAVELCSLTLQQDDGSTANLVASGLFGDGAAAVVMLGDSAAERHTLPGGAAPVQVVSSRSRMYADTAGAMGWDVGASGLRIVLGTEVPDLVREHVREDVDQHLGQHGLRRADIGWWVAHPGGPKVLQALAATLEVDDEALGVTWRSLRRIGNLSSVSVLHVLADTLADHPPAPGSHGLLMAMGPGFCLETVLLRAPAAQPEGAGSQPEAAG; from the coding sequence ATGCCTGCGATCGCCGCCGTCCGCGGGGCCCTCCCGCGACACCGTTACCCCCAGCACGAGCTGACGGCCGCGCTCGCGCGCGTCGTCGGCCTGGACCCCGGCCGCACCGGGGTGCTGGAGCGGCTGCACGCCAACGCCGGTGTGGACACCCGGCACCTGGCACTGCCCCTGGAGGACTACGAGCAGGCGACCCGCGACTTCGGCACTGCCAACGACGCCTTCATCAAGGTCGGGACGGACCTGGCCGAGGAGGCGGTGACCGACGCCCTGGCCGCGGCCGGTCTTCGGCCCCAGGACGTGGACCTGGTCGTCTCCACCACGGTGACCGGCCTCGCGGTCCCGTCCCTGGAGGCTCGGCTGATGGCCCGGCTGCCGTTCCGGCCGGACCTGCGCCGGATGCCGCTGGTCGGGCTGGGCTGCGTGGGCGGCGCCGCCGGGGTGGCCCGGGTGCGGGAGTGGCTCGCCGGGGAGCCCGACGGGGTCGCGGTGCTGCTGGCCGTCGAGCTGTGCAGCCTGACCCTGCAGCAGGACGACGGTTCGACCGCCAACCTGGTGGCCAGCGGTCTCTTCGGTGACGGGGCGGCCGCCGTCGTCATGCTCGGGGACAGCGCCGCAGAGCGGCACACGCTGCCCGGGGGCGCCGCGCCGGTGCAGGTGGTGAGCAGCCGGAGCCGGATGTATGCCGACACCGCCGGGGCGATGGGGTGGGACGTGGGCGCCTCCGGCCTGCGCATCGTGCTCGGCACCGAGGTCCCGGACCTGGTCCGGGAGCACGTGCGGGAGGACGTCGACCAGCACCTGGGCCAGCACGGGCTGCGACGCGCCGACATCGGCTGGTGGGTGGCCCACCCGGGCGGGCCCAAGGTCCTGCAGGCGCTCGCCGCGACGCTGGAGGTGGACGACGAGGCGCTCGGGGTGACCTGGCGCTCGCTGCGTCGCATCGGCAACCTGTCCTCGGTCTCGGTGCTGCACGTGCTCGCCGACACCCTGGCCGACCACCCGCCCGCCCCCGGCAGCCACGGGCTGCTCATGGCGATGGGCCCGGGCTTCTGCCTGGAGACGGTGCTGCTGCGCGCCCCGGCGGCCCAGCCGGAGGGGGCCGGGTCGCAGCCGGAGGCGGCCGGGTGA
- a CDS encoding UbiA family prenyltransferase translates to MPSTAVAGALARACHPGPTVAVTLLATLLAVSAGAGPALVVAVAAAVLTGQLVIGWSNDLVDRDRDASSGRTDKPLVGGELSVGVLRRAVAAAAGTTVVLSLLLGWVAGGLHLLLVVGSGLAYNVGLKATAVSWLPYALAFGSLPQVAWWAGGSGPVAWAELGMPSAAPWWATLAGALLGVGAHLLNALPDLAEDERQGVRGLPHRLGAGPVRRLAPLLLLAGVVLAVLGPAGGWPLGVPGLLTLVLAVALAVLAWTLPGRAPFVASMGMAVVAAAALVVG, encoded by the coding sequence ATGCCTTCCACCGCTGTCGCCGGCGCACTGGCGCGCGCGTGCCACCCGGGTCCGACGGTGGCGGTCACCCTGCTGGCGACCCTGCTCGCGGTCAGCGCCGGCGCCGGGCCCGCCCTGGTGGTCGCCGTCGCCGCTGCGGTGCTCACCGGACAGCTGGTCATCGGCTGGTCGAACGACCTGGTCGACCGGGACCGGGACGCCTCCTCGGGCCGCACCGACAAACCGCTGGTGGGGGGTGAGCTCTCGGTCGGGGTGCTGCGTCGGGCGGTGGCAGCGGCCGCGGGCACCACCGTGGTGCTCTCGCTGCTGCTGGGCTGGGTCGCCGGCGGGCTGCACCTGCTGCTCGTGGTCGGCTCCGGCCTGGCCTACAACGTGGGCCTGAAGGCGACCGCTGTCTCCTGGCTGCCCTACGCCCTGGCCTTCGGCAGCCTGCCGCAGGTCGCCTGGTGGGCCGGCGGGTCCGGACCGGTGGCATGGGCCGAGCTCGGTATGCCGTCCGCCGCGCCGTGGTGGGCCACGCTGGCGGGGGCGCTGCTCGGCGTGGGCGCGCACCTGCTCAACGCGTTGCCGGACCTGGCCGAGGACGAGCGTCAGGGGGTGCGGGGGCTGCCGCACCGGCTGGGGGCCGGTCCGGTGCGCCGTCTGGCGCCGCTGCTGCTGCTGGCCGGCGTGGTGCTGGCGGTGCTGGGTCCCGCGGGGGGCTGGCCGCTCGGCGTCCCGGGGCTGCTGACGCTGGTGCTCGCCGTCGCCCTGGCCGTGCTCGCCTGGACGCTGCCGGGCCGGGCACCGTTCGTGGCCTCGATGGGGATGGCGGTCGTGGCCGCGGCCGCCCTGGTCGTGGGCTGA
- a CDS encoding phytoene desaturase family protein, whose amino-acid sequence MTSSGTAVVVGAGPNGLAAAVTLARAGVPVRVYELADTLGGGSKTAELTEPGFLHDTCSAVHPMAYASAFFTRFGLRSRIPLIDPEIPYAHGLDADRAVLAWRDLDRTAEGLGPDARAWRRLLEPFVNRPDLVGRLTSDSPLRPPLTSPLGLARMGLSVLDQGTALWDRRWQTEQAPALLTGAMGHPIQRMPAPGPTAAGLVLASLAHIEGWPIPVGGSQSIANALVEDARAHGVEFVTDHEVRSLDELGDASAVLFDTSPKALVRIAGDALPARYARRLRRYSYGGGAAKVDYALSGPVPWKSPELERAGTVHLGGSRGQMVAAENAVAAGRHPERPYVLVSQPTTFDPSRAPEGRHLLWAYTHVPSGSTVDPTEAVTRRIEQFAPGFRDVVLASSSRSAAELEEHNPNYVGGDISVGHVGVTQLVARPVLSTDPWRTPAKGLYLCSSATPPGPGVHGVCGWRAALSALRHEFGVTTAPDLSP is encoded by the coding sequence ATGACGAGCAGCGGAACGGCCGTGGTGGTGGGGGCGGGACCGAACGGGCTGGCCGCCGCCGTGACCCTGGCCCGGGCGGGCGTCCCCGTCCGGGTGTACGAGCTGGCGGACACCCTGGGCGGGGGATCGAAGACCGCCGAGCTGACCGAGCCCGGGTTCCTCCACGACACCTGCTCGGCCGTGCACCCCATGGCCTACGCGTCGGCGTTCTTCACGCGGTTCGGCCTGCGCAGCCGGATCCCGCTCATCGACCCCGAGATCCCCTACGCGCACGGCCTCGACGCGGACCGCGCCGTGCTGGCGTGGCGGGACCTGGACCGCACCGCGGAGGGGCTCGGGCCCGACGCCAGGGCATGGCGCAGGCTCCTGGAGCCCTTCGTCAACCGGCCCGACCTGGTCGGCCGGCTGACCTCGGACTCTCCGCTGCGCCCGCCGCTGACCTCCCCCCTCGGGCTGGCCCGGATGGGGCTGAGCGTGCTGGACCAGGGCACCGCGCTCTGGGACCGGCGCTGGCAGACCGAGCAGGCCCCGGCCCTGCTGACCGGCGCGATGGGGCACCCGATCCAGCGGATGCCGGCTCCCGGTCCGACCGCGGCCGGGCTGGTGCTGGCCTCCCTGGCGCACATCGAGGGCTGGCCCATCCCCGTGGGCGGCAGCCAGTCGATCGCCAACGCCCTGGTCGAGGACGCCCGGGCCCACGGGGTGGAGTTCGTCACCGACCACGAGGTCCGCAGCCTGGACGAGCTCGGCGACGCCTCAGCGGTCCTCTTCGACACGAGCCCCAAGGCCCTGGTGCGGATCGCCGGGGACGCCCTGCCGGCCCGGTACGCCCGCCGGCTGCGCCGCTACAGCTATGGCGGCGGAGCGGCCAAGGTCGACTACGCCCTGTCCGGGCCCGTTCCGTGGAAGAGCCCGGAGCTGGAGCGGGCCGGGACCGTCCACCTCGGCGGGTCGCGGGGCCAGATGGTCGCCGCCGAGAACGCCGTCGCGGCCGGCCGCCACCCCGAGCGCCCCTACGTGCTGGTCTCCCAGCCGACCACCTTCGACCCGTCCCGGGCGCCGGAGGGGCGGCACCTGCTGTGGGCCTACACCCACGTGCCGTCCGGCTCGACCGTGGACCCGACCGAGGCGGTCACCCGGCGGATCGAGCAGTTCGCGCCCGGCTTCCGCGACGTCGTGCTGGCCTCCTCCTCCCGGTCTGCCGCGGAGCTGGAGGAGCACAACCCCAACTACGTCGGCGGCGACATCTCCGTCGGTCACGTCGGGGTCACCCAGCTCGTGGCCCGGCCGGTGCTGTCGACCGACCCGTGGCGCACGCCGGCCAAGGGGCTCTACCTGTGCTCCTCGGCCACCCCACCCGGTCCGGGGGTGCACGGGGTATGCGGTTGGCGCGCGGCACTCTCGGCCCTGCGGCACGAGTTCGGGGTCACCACCGCGCCCGACCTGTCTCCCTGA
- a CDS encoding SRPBCC family protein, whose amino-acid sequence MSVNTRSIAAPPEAVFAVLANGWLFPVWVVGATRMRDVDEAWPAVGSKLHHSVGVWPALINDSTSVLEWDPPRRAALQARIWPVGEATVILDVEAEGQGCRVTITEVPDSGPLAKLPDPLANVPLKMRNVETLRRLAYLAEGGAA is encoded by the coding sequence ATGTCTGTCAACACGAGGTCCATCGCCGCACCGCCGGAGGCCGTCTTCGCCGTGCTCGCCAACGGCTGGCTCTTCCCGGTCTGGGTGGTCGGCGCCACCCGCATGCGCGACGTCGACGAGGCCTGGCCCGCCGTCGGGTCCAAGCTGCACCACTCCGTGGGGGTCTGGCCGGCGCTGATCAACGACTCCACCTCCGTGCTGGAGTGGGACCCGCCGCGGCGCGCGGCGCTGCAGGCCCGGATCTGGCCGGTCGGCGAGGCGACGGTGATCCTCGATGTGGAGGCCGAGGGTCAGGGGTGCCGGGTCACGATCACCGAGGTGCCGGACAGCGGACCCCTGGCCAAGCTGCCGGACCCGCTGGCCAACGTGCCGCTGAAGATGCGCAACGTGGAGACCCTGCGCCGGCTGGCCTACCTCGCCGAGGGCGGCGCGGCCTGA